A genomic segment from Actinomycetota bacterium encodes:
- a CDS encoding site-specific integrase — translation MKVKDDADRWTVVYGGWTRLNARAQRDERQLLGRRDAGSLASARGITLGTYLEREWLPAVVKVSKRGRPLAPTTQARYEQAVRRITISIGKVRLAELRASHVERLREELLASGRLAPQTVSDILRVLAQALAKATARGLIGRNHADAAIVNRPASEPSRFAVVTPELGKRILRAARSADPWDVAAHLALGMSLRREEVLGLGWEHVDLEAGILRVRRTLTYAGRALHWGPPKSAAGKRDLPVPGFVAEALRRHRAAQLRRRLLLGESWPLEGAIDDLVVDKGDGGPWLPPSFSTYWARWAEDQGFGEVTFHGLRHGTATLLLAAGVPDRVVIEIMGHADTRILRRYQEVVPELLADASARLEALLAD, via the coding sequence GTGAAGGTCAAGGACGACGCCGACCGGTGGACCGTCGTGTATGGAGGGTGGACCCGGCTCAACGCTAGAGCCCAGCGCGATGAACGTCAGTTGCTCGGGCGGCGGGACGCCGGGTCCCTCGCGTCGGCGCGGGGAATCACCCTGGGGACGTACTTGGAGCGGGAATGGCTTCCGGCGGTGGTGAAAGTATCCAAGCGTGGTCGGCCGCTCGCCCCCACCACGCAGGCTCGGTACGAGCAGGCGGTCCGGCGCATCACGATCAGCATCGGCAAGGTCCGGTTGGCGGAGCTCCGAGCCTCCCACGTCGAGCGACTTCGCGAGGAGTTGCTCGCTTCGGGGCGGCTTGCTCCCCAGACTGTCAGCGACATCCTCAGGGTCCTCGCGCAAGCGTTGGCGAAGGCGACGGCCCGGGGGCTGATCGGGCGGAACCATGCCGACGCGGCTATCGTGAACCGTCCTGCGAGTGAGCCGTCGAGGTTCGCCGTCGTCACACCGGAGCTTGGCAAGCGGATACTCCGAGCGGCCCGGAGCGCGGACCCATGGGACGTTGCTGCTCACCTAGCTCTGGGCATGTCTCTGCGCCGCGAGGAGGTCCTCGGACTGGGATGGGAGCACGTCGACCTTGAGGCAGGAATCCTGCGGGTTCGCCGGACCCTCACGTATGCGGGTCGGGCGCTTCATTGGGGTCCTCCAAAGTCGGCCGCGGGGAAACGGGACCTTCCCGTCCCAGGATTCGTCGCGGAGGCGCTGCGGCGCCATCGAGCCGCACAGTTGAGGCGCCGGCTCCTCCTTGGCGAGTCCTGGCCGCTCGAGGGGGCCATCGACGACCTCGTGGTGGACAAGGGGGACGGCGGGCCGTGGCTTCCCCCCAGCTTCTCGACCTACTGGGCCCGGTGGGCCGAGGACCAGGGTTTTGGCGAAGTCACCTTCCATGGCCTACGCCACGGGACGGCCACCCTTCTGCTCGCGGCCGGAGTGCCGGACCGAGTCGTCATCGAGATCATGGGGCATGCCGACACCCGCATCCTGCGCCGCTACCAGGAGGTCGTCCCCGAGCTGCTCGCCGACGCCTCGGCGCGCCTCGAGGCCTTGCTCGCCGACTGA
- a CDS encoding LLM class flavin-dependent oxidoreductase has product MRFGLFYEHQLPRPWEEDAEANLLRDALEQVELADRLGFDLVWEVEHHFLEEYSHSSAPEVFLAAASQRTRRIRLGHGIVQLPPGYNHPARVAERIATLDLVSGGRVEFGTGESSSQMELGGFGVSREDKRAQWEEALDAITRMFVEDPFAGYQGRWIRMPPRNVVPKPFQKPHPPLWMACSRRDTIVLAARKGLGALSFSFVEPEDAKQWVDAYYETIASDQCVPAGFSVNPNVAVVVPFMCHQDEQTAIDRGIDGGHFFGYSLAHYYVFGQHRPGHTHVYEEFERNRASYGFARELIRAEDAPLAVKLLQQELGSLRGAVGTPSQVADLCARYEAAGVDQVIFVSQAGRNRHEHICESLELFAKEVLPRFAGEAEDRDAAKRDRLAEAVDRALARREPARVADPAYLVTSQGEPFLATEGPEAAMESEAAPGAGVRERLRGRGEEAFRALLRGRSDRQIERIIGNRVGMRAIFRGVERSFHPERADGFRGDIQYELEGERVIHRWVVRVQDGRAEAMPGSAPAPVVTLRMSVPTFGRILSQEIQPGLALMEGRLGVEGDHTLAARIGYMFAPEG; this is encoded by the coding sequence ATGCGGTTCGGGCTGTTCTACGAGCATCAGCTTCCGCGCCCCTGGGAGGAGGACGCCGAGGCCAATCTGCTCCGGGACGCCCTCGAGCAGGTCGAGCTGGCCGACCGGCTGGGGTTCGACCTAGTGTGGGAGGTGGAGCACCACTTCCTAGAGGAGTACTCCCACTCCAGCGCCCCCGAGGTGTTCCTGGCCGCGGCCAGCCAGCGGACCCGGCGGATCCGCCTGGGGCACGGGATCGTGCAACTCCCGCCGGGCTACAACCACCCCGCCCGGGTCGCCGAACGCATCGCCACGCTCGATCTGGTCTCCGGCGGCCGGGTGGAGTTCGGCACCGGCGAGTCCTCGTCGCAGATGGAGCTGGGCGGGTTCGGGGTGTCGCGGGAGGACAAGCGCGCCCAGTGGGAGGAAGCCCTCGACGCGATCACGCGGATGTTCGTGGAGGACCCGTTCGCCGGCTACCAGGGGCGGTGGATCCGGATGCCGCCCCGCAACGTCGTCCCCAAACCCTTCCAGAAGCCCCATCCGCCGCTGTGGATGGCGTGCAGCCGCCGCGACACCATCGTGCTGGCCGCCCGTAAGGGCCTGGGCGCGCTGTCGTTCTCGTTCGTGGAGCCCGAGGACGCGAAGCAGTGGGTGGACGCCTACTACGAGACCATCGCCTCCGACCAGTGCGTCCCGGCGGGATTCTCGGTCAACCCGAACGTGGCCGTGGTGGTGCCGTTCATGTGCCACCAGGACGAGCAGACCGCCATCGACCGGGGCATCGACGGGGGCCACTTCTTCGGGTACTCGCTGGCCCACTACTACGTCTTCGGGCAGCACCGGCCGGGCCACACCCACGTGTACGAGGAGTTCGAACGGAACCGCGCGTCGTATGGGTTCGCTCGCGAGTTGATCCGTGCGGAGGACGCGCCACTCGCCGTGAAGCTGTTGCAGCAGGAGCTGGGATCGCTGCGGGGCGCCGTCGGCACGCCCTCCCAGGTCGCCGACCTGTGTGCCCGGTACGAGGCCGCAGGCGTGGACCAGGTCATCTTCGTGTCCCAGGCCGGGCGGAACCGCCACGAGCACATCTGCGAGTCGCTGGAGCTGTTCGCGAAGGAGGTGTTGCCGCGGTTCGCCGGGGAAGCGGAGGACCGGGACGCGGCGAAGCGCGACCGCCTGGCCGAAGCCGTCGACCGGGCCCTGGCCCGGCGCGAACCGGCCCGCGTCGCCGACCCGGCCTACCTGGTCACCTCCCAGGGCGAGCCCTTCCTCGCTACCGAGGGCCCTGAAGCGGCCATGGAGTCGGAGGCGGCGCCTGGGGCCGGGGTGCGCGAGCGCCTGCGGGGGCGCGGCGAGGAGGCGTTCCGGGCCCTGCTGCGAGGCCGCTCCGACCGCCAGATCGAGCGGATCATCGGGAACCGGGTGGGGATGCGGGCCATCTTCCGGGGCGTGGAGCGCTCGTTCCACCCGGAGCGGGCTGACGGGTTCCGCGGCGACATCCAGTACGAGCTGGAGGGCGAGCGGGTCATCCACCGCTGGGTGGTCCGGGTCCAGGACGGCCGCGCCGAGGCCATGCCCGGGTCCGCGCCGGCGCCGGTGGTCACGCTTCGGATGAGCGTCCCCACGTTCGGGCGGATCCTGTCCCAGGAGATCCAGCCCGGCCTCGCGCTCATGGAGGGCAGGCTCGGCGTCGAGGGGGACCACACCTTGGCGGCCCGGATCGGCTACATGTTCGCGCCGGAGGGCTGA
- a CDS encoding type IV pilus twitching motility protein PilT, translating into MSQEDLAGPAGRPAGEQARAGAALASPYTPSQAPQRPDDPRTMEQAGEPQMVKEAAIPARSVVDDFEERGAARPDGQQPWDPGLAIAELLETVLDREASDLHLLAGTPPLIRVNGDLEALTSYGVLGPNDVKQLIHAILTESQRERLVEDLELDCAYSLRGRGRFRVNVYYQRGSMSAAFRLIPYGIKTVEELGLPPVVSELARLRRGLVIVTGPTGSGKSTTLAAMVDIVNQERLAHVLTVEDPIEFLHRHKNSAVSQREVGYDTHGFAPALKHALRQDPDVIMVGEMRDLETIATAISAAETGHLVFATLHTQDAAQTVDRIIDVFPAYQQQQIRVQLSITLQGVMAQQLVPTADGAGRVVACEVLVVTPAIRNLIREGKTHQIYSAIQSGRKFSMHTMDSCLADRVVEGVITEAAGLLAAHDPDMFTRLLGSAARPAAMGSQAGGGYGGGTYQPPGHPGGGQGLQGSDEASPAGGQSQDS; encoded by the coding sequence ATGAGCCAAGAGGATCTCGCCGGGCCGGCCGGCCGGCCGGCCGGCGAGCAAGCGCGTGCCGGCGCGGCGCTGGCTTCCCCGTACACGCCCTCCCAGGCGCCGCAACGCCCCGACGATCCCCGGACCATGGAGCAGGCCGGCGAGCCGCAGATGGTCAAGGAGGCGGCGATCCCGGCCCGTTCCGTGGTCGACGACTTCGAGGAGCGGGGGGCGGCCCGGCCGGACGGACAGCAGCCCTGGGACCCCGGGCTGGCCATCGCCGAGCTGCTGGAGACCGTGCTCGACCGGGAGGCCTCCGACCTGCACCTGCTGGCGGGGACCCCTCCACTGATCCGTGTCAACGGCGATCTCGAGGCGCTCACCAGCTACGGCGTGCTGGGCCCGAACGACGTGAAGCAGCTCATCCACGCCATCCTCACCGAGTCCCAGCGCGAGCGCCTGGTCGAGGACCTGGAGCTCGACTGCGCCTACTCCCTGCGGGGCCGAGGCAGGTTCCGGGTCAACGTCTACTACCAGCGGGGCTCGATGAGCGCCGCGTTCCGGCTCATCCCTTACGGGATCAAGACCGTCGAGGAGCTGGGGCTGCCTCCGGTGGTGTCCGAGCTGGCCAGGCTTCGGCGCGGCCTGGTGATCGTGACGGGGCCGACCGGTTCCGGGAAGTCGACGACCCTGGCCGCCATGGTGGACATCGTGAACCAGGAGCGGCTGGCGCACGTCCTCACGGTGGAGGACCCCATCGAGTTCCTCCACCGCCACAAGAACTCGGCCGTCTCCCAGCGGGAGGTCGGCTACGACACCCACGGGTTCGCCCCGGCGCTCAAGCACGCGCTGCGGCAGGACCCCGACGTGATCATGGTCGGCGAGATGCGCGACCTCGAGACCATCGCCACCGCCATCAGCGCCGCCGAGACCGGGCACCTGGTGTTCGCCACCCTGCACACCCAGGACGCGGCCCAGACGGTGGACCGGATCATCGACGTGTTCCCCGCCTACCAGCAGCAGCAGATCCGGGTGCAGCTGTCGATCACGCTCCAGGGCGTGATGGCGCAGCAGCTCGTCCCCACGGCTGACGGCGCCGGCCGGGTGGTGGCGTGCGAGGTGCTCGTGGTCACGCCCGCCATCCGGAACCTCATCCGCGAGGGCAAGACGCACCAGATCTACTCGGCGATCCAGTCGGGGCGGAAGTTCAGCATGCACACCATGGACTCCTGTCTGGCCGACCGCGTGGTCGAGGGCGTGATCACCGAGGCCGCCGGGCTGCTGGCCGCGCACGACCCGGACATGTTCACGCGCCTGCTGGGCTCGGCGGCCAGGCCCGCGGCCATGGGAAGCCAGGCCGGAGGCGGCTACGGCGGAGGGACGTACCAGCCGCCGGGCCACCCGGGCGGCGGCCAGGGTCTCCAGGGCAGTGATGAGGCCTCGCCGGCGGGCGGCCAGAGCCAGGACTCCTGA
- a CDS encoding 5-formyltetrahydrofolate cyclo-ligase, whose product MSLERVSRDKQRIRERVWAALEQAGAARFPGASGRIPNFVGAERAAETLATLPEWREARVIKANPDAPQLPVRARALAEGKVLYMAVPRLREEKPFLLLDGTRLGTAPRRAASIRGAASAGRAVGIDEVERVDLVVCGTVAVNRRGARVGKGGGFSDLEFALLAEARRIDGATSIVTTVHPLQVMEEDLPETEHDFRVDRIVTPDEVIRCRRVRRPRGILWEHLSEDKISEIPALRSLRG is encoded by the coding sequence GTGAGCCTGGAGCGGGTCTCCCGGGACAAGCAGCGAATCCGTGAGCGGGTTTGGGCTGCCCTGGAACAGGCCGGCGCGGCCCGGTTCCCAGGAGCGAGCGGCCGCATCCCCAACTTCGTGGGGGCGGAGCGCGCCGCCGAGACGCTGGCGACGCTTCCTGAATGGCGCGAGGCTCGGGTGATCAAGGCCAACCCCGACGCTCCGCAGCTGCCGGTGCGGGCTCGAGCCCTGGCCGAGGGGAAGGTCCTGTACATGGCGGTGCCCCGCCTGCGGGAGGAGAAGCCGTTCCTGCTGCTCGACGGCACCCGGCTGGGGACGGCCCCTCGCCGGGCCGCCTCCATCCGAGGCGCAGCGTCGGCCGGGAGGGCCGTCGGCATCGACGAGGTCGAACGGGTGGACCTCGTGGTGTGCGGGACCGTGGCCGTCAACCGGCGGGGGGCGCGGGTGGGCAAGGGCGGGGGGTTCTCCGACCTCGAGTTCGCGCTGCTGGCGGAGGCCCGGCGGATCGACGGCGCGACCTCCATCGTCACCACGGTGCATCCGCTCCAGGTGATGGAGGAGGACCTGCCCGAGACCGAGCACGACTTCCGGGTGGACCGCATCGTCACTCCCGACGAGGTGATCCGGTGCCGGCGGGTCCGGCGGCCCCGCGGCATCCTGTGGGAGCACCTGTCCGAGGACAAGATCTCGGAGATCCCGGCCCTGCGGTCGCTGCGGGGCTGA
- a CDS encoding 3-hydroxybutyryl-CoA dehydrogenase — translation MGSGIAEASARSGCGVIVRVLDETHLKAGRSRIEDSLGRAVTQGRLDAAERDAVLQRISLTADPSDLQAADLVVEAVPERLESKRQVFAELQSVCRPDAILATNTSSLPVIELAAVSARPEQVVGLHFFNPAPVMRLVELVETVATAPDVLAGARRFAESLGKTVVACRDRAGFIANLLLFPYLNEAVELLDSGHATREDIDAAMRLGAGHPMGPLELVDLIGLDACMQVLESLHHQFADTRYVPSPVFRQLVTAGFTGRKAGRGIYSYAEDGASQRDGRPGHDLPAAEAEVTRMGVVGTGVVASGMVEVAARAGLEVVCWGRSEESIGRARAAVDRSTGRAMEKGKLSAEDRDGLLGRISLTTELADLGPCEVVVEAVAEDLEIKKGIFRDLAAATPETTILATATSSLPVIDLAAETGRIDRVLGIHFFNPVPVMKLVELVPTVATAGSVLSTAVALVERLGKSWVLCRDRSGFIVNRLLFPYLNDAVRMVEEGYATTEDIDVAMTLGCNHPIGPLALVDLVGLDVTLSIVRSLHAELREPGYAPAPLLEHMVRAGFLGKKSGRGFRTAG, via the coding sequence ATGGGCTCGGGCATCGCGGAGGCCTCGGCCCGATCCGGGTGCGGCGTCATCGTTCGGGTGCTGGACGAGACGCACCTGAAGGCCGGCCGCTCCCGCATCGAGGACTCGCTGGGCCGGGCCGTGACCCAGGGCCGGCTCGACGCCGCCGAGCGAGACGCCGTCCTCCAGCGCATCAGCCTGACGGCGGACCCCTCCGACCTCCAGGCCGCCGACCTGGTCGTCGAGGCCGTGCCGGAACGGCTGGAGAGCAAGAGACAAGTGTTCGCCGAGCTCCAGTCGGTGTGCCGGCCCGACGCCATCCTGGCCACGAACACGTCCTCCCTGCCGGTCATCGAGCTCGCCGCCGTCTCCGCCAGGCCGGAGCAGGTGGTCGGCCTGCACTTCTTCAATCCCGCCCCGGTCATGCGGCTGGTGGAGCTGGTCGAGACCGTGGCCACGGCGCCGGACGTCCTGGCGGGGGCGCGCCGCTTCGCCGAGTCCCTGGGCAAGACCGTGGTGGCCTGCCGGGACCGGGCCGGGTTCATCGCGAACCTGTTGCTGTTCCCCTACCTGAACGAGGCCGTGGAGCTGCTCGACTCCGGCCACGCCACGCGGGAGGACATCGACGCCGCCATGCGGCTCGGAGCGGGCCATCCCATGGGCCCGCTGGAGCTCGTGGACCTGATCGGCCTGGACGCCTGCATGCAGGTCCTGGAGTCGCTGCACCACCAGTTCGCCGACACCCGCTACGTTCCCTCCCCCGTGTTCCGCCAGCTGGTGACGGCGGGCTTCACCGGCAGGAAGGCCGGTCGCGGCATCTACTCGTACGCAGAGGACGGCGCCAGCCAGCGTGACGGCCGGCCCGGGCACGACCTCCCGGCGGCCGAGGCCGAGGTGACCCGGATGGGCGTGGTGGGGACGGGCGTCGTGGCCTCCGGGATGGTCGAGGTCGCGGCCCGGGCGGGCCTCGAGGTGGTGTGCTGGGGGCGGTCGGAGGAGTCCATCGGACGGGCCCGCGCCGCCGTGGACCGGTCCACCGGCCGGGCCATGGAGAAGGGGAAGCTCTCGGCCGAGGACCGCGACGGGCTCCTGGGACGGATCTCGCTGACCACCGAGCTGGCCGACCTGGGCCCGTGCGAGGTGGTGGTGGAGGCCGTCGCCGAGGACCTGGAGATCAAGAAGGGGATCTTCCGCGACCTGGCCGCGGCCACGCCGGAGACCACCATCCTGGCCACCGCCACGTCGTCGCTTCCCGTCATCGACCTGGCCGCCGAGACCGGCCGCATCGACCGGGTCCTGGGGATCCATTTCTTCAACCCCGTGCCGGTGATGAAGCTGGTCGAGCTGGTCCCCACGGTGGCCACCGCCGGTTCCGTGCTGTCGACCGCCGTCGCGCTGGTGGAACGCCTGGGGAAGTCGTGGGTGTTGTGCCGGGACCGGTCGGGGTTCATCGTGAACCGGCTGCTGTTCCCGTACCTGAACGATGCCGTGCGGATGGTGGAGGAGGGCTACGCCACGACGGAGGACATCGACGTGGCCATGACCCTGGGTTGCAACCACCCCATCGGGCCGCTGGCGCTGGTGGACCTGGTGGGGCTCGACGTCACGCTGTCCATCGTCCGCTCGCTGCACGCGGAGCTCCGCGAGCCCGGTTACGCGCCGGCGCCGTTGCTGGAGCACATGGTCCGGGCGGGGTTCCTGGGGAAAAAGTCGGGCCGCGGGTTCCGCACGGCGGGCTGA